In the genome of Notamacropus eugenii isolate mMacEug1 chromosome 5, mMacEug1.pri_v2, whole genome shotgun sequence, one region contains:
- the LOC140506047 gene encoding 10 kDa heat shock protein, mitochondrial isoform X4: protein MAGQAFRKFLPLLDRVLVERSAAETVTKGGIMLPEKSQGKVLHATVVAVGSGSKGKSGEIQPVSVKVGDKVLLPEYGGTKVVIEDKDYFLFRDSDILGKYVD, encoded by the exons ATG GCAGGGCAGGCTTTTAGAAAGTTTCTTCCCCTCCTTGACCGAGTTTTGGTTGAAAGGAGCGCAGCTGAGACTGTTACCAAAGGAGGTATTATGCTTCCAGAAAAATCTCAAGGAAAAGTATTACATGCAACGGTGGTAGCTGTTGGATCAGGATCTAAAGGAAAG agTGGAGAAATTCAGCCAGTTAGTGTGAAAGTTGGAGATAAAGTTCTTCTTCCAGAATATGGTGGAACCAAAGTAGTTATAGAAGACAAG GACTATTTCTTATTTAGAGATAGTGACATTCTGGGGAAATATGTGGACTGA
- the HSPD1 gene encoding 60 kDa heat shock protein, mitochondrial encodes MGHADCGARRGRLVGGGGAIRTCGAVGGAGPGTLCRVRPVRASLTRSCRSAPCACPPAPAEMLRLSTVFRQIRPVSRALAPHLTRAYAKDVRFGADARALMLQGVDLLADAVAVTMGPKGRTVIIEQSWGSPKVTKDGVTVAKAIDLKDKYKNIGARLVQDVANNTNEEAGDGTTTATVLARSIAKEGFEKISKGANPVEIRRGVMLAVDSVITELKKQSKPVTTPEEIAQVATISANGDREIGNIISDAMKKVGRKGVITVKDGKTLDDELEIIEGMKFDRGYISPYFINTAKGQKCEFQDAYVLLSEKKISSVQSIVPALEIANAHRKPLVIIAEDVDGEALSTLVLNRLKVGLQVVAVKAPGFGDNRKNQLKDMAIATGGTVFGEEGLALNLEDIQAHDFGKVGEVIVTKDDAMLLKGKGEKSQVEKRVQEIIEQLEITTSDYEKEKLNERLAKLSDGVAVIKVGGTSDVEVNEKKDRVTDALNATRAAVEEGIVLGGGCALLRCIPALETLTPVNEDQRIGIEIIKKSLKIPAMTIAKNAGVEGSLIVEKILQSSSEIGYDAMLGDFVNMVEKGIIDPTKVVRTALLDAAGVASLLTTAEVVVTEIPKEEKEPAMGGMGGMGGGMGGGMF; translated from the exons ATGGGTCATGCAGATTGCGGGGCCCGTAGGGGGCGGTTGGTAGGGGGTGGAGGCGCCATCCGCACATGTGGTGCAGTCGGGGGGGCGGGGCCTGGGACTCTTTGCCGTGTGCGCCCCGTACGTGCATCCCTCACTCGTTCCTGCCGATCTGCACCGTGCGCTTGTCCGCCTGCCCCCGCAG AAATGCTCCGGTTGTCTACAGTCTTTCGCCAGATAAGGCCAGTGTCTAGGGCACTGGCCCCCCACCTGACACGTGCTTATGCTAAAGACGTCAGATTTGGAGCAGATGCCCGAGCCTTAATGCTTCAAGGTGTAGATCTTTTAGCTGATGCAGTTGCTGTTACTATGGGGCCAAAG GGAAGAACTGTGATCATTGAACAAAGTTGGGGAAGTCCCAAGGTAACAAAAGATGGTGTGACTGTTGCAAAAGCAATTGACTTGAAggacaaatataaaaacattGGTGCCAGGCTAGTTCAGGATGTTGCCAATAACACAAATGAAGAGGCTGGGGATGGCACCACCACAGCTACTGTCCTTGCACGATCCATTGCTAAGGAAGGCTTTGAGAAGATTAGTAAAGGAGCAAATCCAGTGGAGATCAGGCGAG GTGTGATGTTGGCTGTTGATTCTGTCATTACTGAGCTTAAGAAGCAGTCTAAACCCGTCACAACCCCTGAAGAAATTGCTCAG GTTGCTACAATTTCTGCAAATGGAGACCGAGAAATTGGCAACATAATATCTGATGCAATGAAAAAGGTTGGACGAAAGGGTGTCATCACAGTAAAG GATGGAAAAACACTGGATGATGAATTGGAAATTATTGAAGGCATGAAGTTTGACAGAGGCTATATCTCTCCATATTTTATTAATACGGCTAAAG GTCAGAAATGTGAATTCCAGGATGCTTATGTTCTCTTAAGTGAAAAAAAGATCTCTAGTGTCCAGTCTATTGTACCTGCACTCGAAATTGCAAATGCCCATCGTAAGCCTTTAGTCATAATTGCTGAAGATGTCGATGGAGAAGCACTAAGTACATTGGTTTTGAACAG GCTAAAAGTTGGGCTGCAGGTTGTTGCAGTAAAAGCTCCAGGATTTGGTGACAACAGGAAGAATCAGCTTAAGGATATGGCTATAGCTACTGGTGGTACA GTGTTTGGAGAAGAAGGACTGGCTCTTAATCTTGAGGATATTCAAGCTCATGATTTCGGAAAAGTTGGAGAGGTCATTGTGACAAAAGATGATGCCATGCTTTTGAAAGGAAAGGGTGAAAAATCCCAAGTTGAAAAACGTGTTCAAGAAATCATTGAACAATTAGAGATTACTACTAGtgactatgagaaagaaaaattaaatgaacgTTTGGCCAAACTTTCTGATGGAGTTGCTGTGATAAAG GTTGGTGGAACAAGTGATGTAGaagtgaatgaaaagaaagaccGGGTTACTGATGCACTTAATGCCACACGTGCTGCAGTTGAAGAAGGCATAGTTCTGGGAGGTGGCTGTGCATTGCTTCGATGCATTCCTGCCTTAGAAACATTGACTCCAGTTAATGAAGATCAAAGAATTG GTATAGAAATAATTAAGAAGTCATTGAAAATCCCTGCAATGACCATTGCTAAGAATGCAGGTGTTGAAGGCTCACTGATAGTTGAAAAAATTTTACAAAGCTCCTCAGAGATAGGTTATGATGCCATGCTTGGAGATTTTGTGAATATGGTTGAAAAAGGAATAATTGACCCAACTAAG GTTGTAAGAACTGCTTTGTTGGATGCTGCCGGTGTAGCGTCTCTGCTAACTACAGCAGAAGTTGTCGTTACTGAAAttcctaaagaagagaaagaacctGCTATGGGAGGGATGGGTGGCATGGGCGGAGGCATGGGAGGTGGCATGTTCTAA